CGCACAGGCCCTCAGTCGCTGCTTGGCCGCCTCCCCTGTGTAGCCTGGTCGGTACCAGTGACAGCGGAGAATCTTTGTCTGTAAAACAGGTTCCGTGGCTTATGTGCTAGAATTCTTTAGAGCAGCTCATCTTGTTAGTTCTGATGTCAGCAGCTCTGGTCTTCTCAGTAGGCTGCTGTTTTATTGCTCCCACTTTTAACTTATGTTCTCTTTTGGAATGGAAGTGCCTTATGCAGAGTTACCATGATCCCGTCACTAACACTAAGGCTTTGTAGATGAGACAGCTCTTCCTGATTCCACCTGTAACTGATAGCACAGCTTTCACTAACTCTCTgcagaatgctttttttttaaaagctattttttaaagatttatcttaagtgttttatttttgttttttgttttttttaaatatttatttatttgtggctgcattgggtctttgctgcgcgcgggccttctctagttgcgcaagcgggggctactcttcattgcggtgcgcaggcttctcattgtggtggcttttcttgttgcggagcacgggctctaggcacgcagtctttagtagttgtggcttgtgggcttagtggctccacggcatgcgggatcttcccggaccagggatcaagcccgtgtcccctgcattggcaggcagattcttaaccactgcgccaccagggaagtcctaaagctattttttacaaaatatttatctattttggctgtgctgggtcttagttgcggcacgcggtatcttcattgtggcacgcgggaactagttccctgacccggggtcgaactcgggccccctgcgttgggagcgtggagtcttacgcattggaccaccagggaagcccctaaggcaGAGTCCTTTTAAACATGAGATTTGGCAGCCCTTTCCAGGTTGGACTAGGTAGTCGCACCCTATGAGGGGAAAAAGGGTAACTAGCCTCAGTCTCAGGAggagcagttttctttcttttcgttTTATCTGCTTGGGTGGTGTGCATGGGCTGATCTCTTCCTCTTGCCAGTCCAGGAGGCATGTAGGGCGAGGACACCTGACTAGCCTTGGCGCGCGAGGCGGTAGAGCCCAGCCTGCTTTCGCAGGGGAAAGCTGGCCTTGAGGCTGACTTGCTAACCAGCCCTTTCTTCCAATCCTGCCACATCTCTGATTAAGACGAAGCCTAGTGTGAGACCACTGGGGGGAAAGTGCGTGTGtgtttaatgaatttaaatgtcAAGGAAAATTTACAAGATGCAAAGgtattaatgggaaaaaaatgacttgTAATTTATTACCCAGAGGTAATCactgccttttcttcttttaaacacAACCACAGTCTCCCATATACCCAGAAAAGCCTTTTTAGCCCTGGAATTTGGGCAGGTATGTAGACAAGATGCCTTTTCTGTGGCAAGAGGATGTTTTGCTCTGGTTTTGGCAGAGAGGTCGGATAAAGATGGGCGGGGAGGGTGGGCGCACCCCTGGTTTCAAGTGGACCCTGCATGTGTTTGGGTGCAGCTGGCAGAGAAGCCGACGATATCGTGAACTGGCTGAAGAAGCGCACAGGTCCTGCCGCCAGCACGCTGCCTGACGGGGCTGCCGCGGAGGCCTTGGTGGAGTCCAGCGAGGTGGCAGTCATCGGCTTCTTCAAGGTAGAGGCTTTGGAACTTCATCCCGggtcttccttcctcctgccgTGGCCTGGACACCGCAGTCTGCCCTGCTGCTGACCAGGGCAGGGGTTCTCGGTGTTACGGCGGCGGCCACCTCTGATTCTCCTCTCCAGGACGTGGAGTCGGACTCTGCCAAGCAGTTCTTGCTGGCAGCAGAGGACACTGATGACATCCCCTTCGGGATCACGTCCAACAGTGACATGTTCTCCAAATACCAGCTGGACAAGGACGGGGTTGTCCTCTTTAAGAAGGTGAGTGGCCCTTGGGcaacccctccccccacaccggGTGGGTAGTTGCGGTGCTGTGCCGCAGGGCTGGTGTTGCCTTCGAGGACCTTGCCCGGGCGGCGCTGGCTGCTGGACTGAGGCCCACCTGTTATCAGGGCCCATTTTGCAACGTCAGGTTGTAGGAGCCTCTTAGACAGTGGCCTTCAGCCCTTCAGCTGTGGGCCCTTTGTTCCAGCTTCTGTGGTGGCCCCGGTGCAGTGTTCATTGGAAGCCAGGCGGCTTCGGTGTGTTAGCTTGTTAAAGGAAAGCTGTGGTGAGACATGTAACAAAGTTTGGcgttttaaccacttttaagtataggattcagtggcattaattacatttgcGATGTTGTGCAGCTGTCACTCCTATTTGTTTCCACTCTGGAGTGTTAGTGGcatgtgttcccaccctgttggtagAGCCTGGCCCCAGGGCTCCCTCGGGCTCCTCCAGGCTCCCCCAGCCCCGTGTCTGTTATTCCTTCCGTGTGTCTTTTAACCACTCTGCGCTCTTGCTAGGACACAGCTGAGATTGGTGTGTGCATGGCATTACCCGAGTGGGCGATGGGGGTCTCTCTTTTATCTTAGCCACCAGACAGTGGGCCTGGGGCCGGCTGAGCACCCATGCTCTTGGGACACAGCTGTCCCTGGATTGGGTGCTGAGTGGAGGAGCAGGGAAGgctgtgggggaggggctgggactgGAGGCATGTTTTCAGCGGGTGGGGCTGGGCCTTTAACTCCTGCCCTGTTTTGTCCCCAGGATTAGGAGGTAGTTAGAAGTAGTGTTACGGCAAAGTTGTAAATCGAGTGGTCAGAAAGGACGCAGTGTTTGGGAGCCCGATCCCCCCACTGTGTGTGCACTCCCGGTGGGGCACTGCTGAGCCTCCagcacctgggggtggggagcatgtGGCGAGGGTAGGCCTCCCAGCTGCACAGAGTTTTGGGGCAGCTTGCTTTCAGCTCTTTCTGAAGCCCCTTCTTCGAAAGAACTCAAGGCATTATATATGCTCTCTTTTCCCAGTAGACATCCTCATGATGTCCCCTAAAGGGAATAGAATTGCTAAATTAGCCAATTGTCTTCCCCAAAGTGCCCAGGAAACTGTAATTAACAGCTGATTAGGAAAAAACCCTGCCGAGTTGAATGGAATTGAGTGGAACGAAGGTCCTGGGCTCACCCTGCAGTTCTGGGTGAGGGACTGGGAGACTCAGGCCTGTGGAGCTTGCAAAATCCCCTTTCATCAGCTTGGTCCACACCgttcttttccattatccttGAGATCTGGAGTGGCATTTGTCACACTGGATCGATGGTTTTGGTGATCGTATGTCCTTGAAGGTTAGCACGATTGTTCCTTGTTCTGCAAAGACTGTAGTCACGGTAGCTCATCTGTTCTTGGCCTCAAGTCTTTGGTGTTCACGCAGGCTGGGCACAGCCGACCCCCTCAGGTCTGGTGCCAGTGGGCGGGGCCTCCCCACTTCCACTCGTTTGCTTCCAGTGACTGTGCTGGAACGGCATGGCTTCCTTGGGCAGCTGTGAGCAAGAGCCTGGCAGAGCCCACAGGCTTTGTGTTGGGGGGTCAGTAGGGGTCACAACTGCAGTCAGACAGACAGCTCCACGGATGAGAGGAAGAAGATGCAGATTCCTGCCCAGCCTGTGGTCCCCATTATCTGCCTTTACTTGTTCCCCTTCCTTCAGGCTGTTCGCCTAGTTCCTTAAAGTTAGCTGGGTCTTCCCGTGGGCAGCCTCGAGGGTGGGACGGGGCTCCCAGGAACGGCCAGCTGCCACTTGAGAGGGAGGATGGCGAGGGTGGGGCTCCAGCAGAACTTGAGCCCGAGAGTCCCAGCTTGGGTCCCAGGTCAGCTGGGTTCCAGGTCGTTGGAACTTGGACCACTGGTTTGAGAGCTGATCATCCTGTATCTTTGTTTGgtgtttactttatttatttttttcatctttgaagcTGGGGGCTTAAGAGTGGGTGTGGGACCTTTTTGTGACATTCTCATTGTGGTCTGGAGGGGTGGCCTTTGCCCAGGACCCCAGGCCTCCTGCAGCTGTCCCCACATAAACAAGGGCTGGCTGTTTGGTTTTTACCAAAGCAGACACCGAACATAGTGTAACATGGTAATATTACGTCGAAGACTGCATCCCAACAGAGGCACGGCAGTTTTGGAGGAGTGGGGATGGCGGCCTATTTGCCTCTAATGGAGACTCCACTTTGTGCCTGATGGAGCCCAGCCATGGCCAGGCCAGCCTCTCGCCTccatttccttcctgtttctctGTACCTTCCCTTTGTGGGTGTGGGGAAGGCTGAGGAGGCTTCAGCTCCCTGGGCCTGGCCCTCCGTGTGGTCCTGCTTAGCAGCATGTGTTGTGGTCAAGCCACATGTCAGGCTCTACGTAAGTGCGGTGGGAGTGGGAAGTGGCCACCTGCTTTTCTGGAAGTTACTTTAGGAAAATGCAGAAGGAAATGACCAGGAAGGGAAGGTGAGTGGTTTTTCTCTGCCAGTCCCATTTGAGTTCACAGGGGTGATGGGAGGCTCCCTGACCTGCTGGACAGGCCAAGGCACAGCTCAGCCTTCCTCACGAGGAGCTGTGTCCGCCATCCCCATCCAGAGCAGGTCCGCACCTCTTGGCTCTGCGGCAGCAGCCCTCGCCCTTCGTGGCCCCAGGACTTTGAAACTCTTAACAGGTTACTGGAgtcccaaagagcttttgtttgtgTGGATTACACCTATCCATTTTTATTGTTAGAAGTGTTAGAAGTTAgaactgagaaatttaaaaaaaaccaaataacttgTTTATTctgaaataacaataataaatgttaCATGTTAATCAAAGATGACATTTtgggggaattctctggcggtctagtggttaagaatccgcacttttactgcagagggcctgggttcagtctctggttggggaactaagatcccacaagctagaTGATgtgccccccaaaaaaaagatatttttgtgaaaattaatttttcccaGAAAACAACATTTTAGGGGTAAGAGTGGTATTTTAGATTTCTGCTGGTACCTAATGTCTGCCCAAACAGAAGACAGCTGGGTTCTCCTGTTTGCCTGTAGTCTGACATAATGTCACGCCGTACTGCACACTCCGGGGGGGAAAGGGTGACAGGGCCCCTGCCGTCTGAGCATGATTGTGAAAATCACTCTTACCTTGCATCCACCCTGGGAGGGCCTTGGACCCACAGGGGTGAGGCCCACACTTGGAGAGCTGCAGTTTTAGGGACTTGGCAATGAGGAAGTCCCCTGGCACCCAGGACGTGGGGTTCTCATGGCTTGTCAGGAACATGTCGGGGCAGGGTCTGGGTCAGCTGCTGCCATCCTGGCACGTGGGAGGCTGCCTGCCGGTGTTCGTGGGGAGCCTGCGTGCGCTCCTAGTGACCTCACTGTTGCCTGGTGCCCAGAGGATATGTCCCTGCAGCCGTCACCTGGTTTTGCTTTGGACGGAGGCACGTGGGTCCTGCCCCCGACTGCGCACAAAACCCAGACAGGAAAATGCTGCAGACTGCGTTCCTGGCGAAGTCCGGCCGGCTGGGGCGATAGGGGGCTTTGTGGAGAGCCTCGGCATCCACACCTTTCTCTCTCCACAGTTTGACGAAGGCCGGAACAACTTTGAGGGGGAGGTCACCAAGGAGAAACTTCTGGACTTCATCAAGCACAACCAGTTACCCCTGGTCATCGAGTTCACTGAGCAGGTGTGGCTCTGTGCTGCTGGTCCTGCCCCTGGTGGGGGGAGGTTCGGGGGGCATGATGTTTGGTCGTGGGGACCCCCACTTGCAGAGCCCCTGCTGTTGTCCAGGCGTGTGGTGGCATTGGGGCCATTGAGAGAGCAGCCTGTGTCAACAGTTTGGTTTGTGACTCAGACCAAGTAACTTGCGTTTCTAACACAGACAGCCCCGAAGATCTTCGGAGGGGAAATCAAGACTCACATCCTGCTGTTCCTGCCGAAGAGCGTGTCTGACTATGAGGGCAAGCTGAGCAACTTCAAGAAAGCTGCCGAGAGCTTCAAGGGCAAGGTGAGCACTCCCGGTGGCCTGCGGGCGGCTCGGCCCCAGGTTGAAGGCTGGTCCAGAGTGTTCCTCCTGCCTCAGGACAGCCTGTTTAGTCTCGGGGTCCCAGCTGTTGGGAGTGGGCagcagggaggcagagggagcccTTGTCCTGCAGTGCCGTCAACGTGCCTTTTCTCCCCCAAGATCCTGTTTATCTTCATCGACAGCGACCACGCCGACAACCAGCGCATCCTGGAGTTCTTCGGCCTGAAGAAGGAGGAGTGCCCGGCCGTGCGCCTCATCACGCTGGAGGAGGAGATGACCAAGTACAAGCCAGAGTCGGATGAGCTGACGGCAGAGAAGATCACCGAGTTCTGCCACCACTTCTTGGAGGGCAAGATCAAGGTACAGGCCATGTCTGGGGGTGGGTTAGGGATACTGCTGAGGGTCCTGGTGGCGCACGGAGCAGCCCGGCCTCACACGCTCACCTCCTCCTGAGGCTCTGGAAGCAGCTAGGCAGCGGAGGGGTCCCTGGGTGACCGCGCATGCCTGACCCTGCTCTACCTGCCCTCTAGCCCCACCTGATGAGCCAGGAGCTGCCTGATGACTGGGACAAGCAGCCTGTCAAAGTGCTCGTTGGGAAGAACTTCGAAGAGGTCGCTTTTGATGAGAAAAAGAATGTCTTTGTGGAGTTCTGTAAGTGAGGCCCTCCAGCTCCTCAGGGCTCGGTGGGGCAGGGCACTTTCCAGCCGAGCAAGACTCAGAACGGCTCCCTTTACAGACGCCCCGTGGTGTGGTCACTGCAAGCAGCTGGCCCCCATCTGGGATAAGCTGGGAGAGACGTATAAGGACCACGAGAACGTCGTCATTGCCAAGATGGACTCCACAGCCAACGAGGTGGAGGCGGTGAAAGTGCACAGCTTCCCCACACTCAAGTTCTTCCCCGCCAGCGCCGACAGGATGGTGCGCCCGCCATCGAGGGCTGGGTGGGAAGGGTGTGCAGGGGCAGCGGGGGGCTGTCAGGTAGGACCGCTTCCCGCATCTCATCCCCCTCCCCACAGGTCATCGACTACAATGGGGAGCGGACACTGGACGGTTTTAAGAAGTTCCTGGAGAGCGGCGGCCAGGACGGAGCCGGGGATGACGATGTAAGTGGTCACTGGACCCCACGGCCCATGGGACATGCTTTCTCAGTGCTGCCGGGCAGCGCTACACGGGGGAGTTGGAAGGGTTTTTAGGTGCCGGTGTTTGCTCAGGAATCTTCTCAGGCTCGTCTGGCACGTTCCCTGTCAAGCTGAGGTGCTCTGCTGGGTGTGAGCTCAGGCTTGTCCACGTCAGCTAGGGTCAGCTGGGGGTAGTGGAGGGGATGTCAGAAGTGCCGGGCCAAGAGGGTGTGGCAGGGTGGTGGAGGGAATGGTCAGCTGAGGCCGCAAGGCCCGCCCGGAAGCGCGGGGATGTGGGACGAGGGGGCAGACCTGCTGACGGGGGGCAGGTGAGGAGTGCCAGGGCCGTTTGTGCTGCTGTGGTTGATGGGCTGTCACTGGCCTCTCAAACTCCAGGGCTACAGGGGTGGATGTTACACACCAGCAGTTCCCTGCTTGGTCTTCACACTGGGGCGGCCCCTGTGCTCACCTCCTGGATGGCGTGGGCTGGGCTCCCACAGCACCAGCTCTGCTTCCACCCTGTCTTGTGGGCAGAAGTCCCCATGCCTCACTCTCCTTGGGAAGCCCACCCCACATATACGCACATCTGCTCACAGAGACCGAAGTTGGCTGCTCGCGTCCGAGTGGCCAGCTGGTCCCTGGCGTGCTTGGCATGGGTGTGGGGGCCTCAGCATGCCAGCTTGGCCTGGACATctcatttcccttccttttcatccTCCGTCCTAGGATCTAGAAGATCTCGAAGAAGCAGAAGAGCCTGATCTGGAGGAAGACGATGATCAAAAAGCTGTGAAAGATGAACTGTAACACAGAAAACCAGACCTGGGCACCCAAACCTGGCACCTCCCAGTGGGCTGCACACCCAGCAGCACAGCCTCGGGACGCCCGCAGACCCTCCCGGAGAGGGAGCGTCGATCGGAAATGCAGGGAACTTTTTTGAAGCCACACTTCACTCTAACACACGTGTAAATCTGAACCCGTCTTCCTTTGCTTTTCAACTTTTGGAAAGGGGTTTATTTCCAGGCCAGCCCAGCCCATCTTGGtgggcctttttttttaattgtgatgtaCTTTTTTGTACATGGTTCTGTCCAGAGTGCTCGCTAAAATGTTTTGGAATCTCACGCTGGCAATGTCTCATTCCTGTTAGGTTTATactatcactttaaaaaaaaattccatctgtgggatttttagatatttttggaAGTCAGGGTGTCTGTTCCACCTTGGCCAGGCCTCCCTGGGACTCCTGTCCCCTGTGTGGGGCGGGACCAGGCCGGTCTGGACAGGTCCCTCACCTCATGTGGTGTTGCCATGGTGGAGCGTGGCTCCTGCATCGTTTGGTTAAATGGTGACTTCAGGTTTCTGTCACAGGGGCCCCCCGTGACTGGAGGGTGCAGCTGcagccccctccttccccaagCCAGGGTCCTCGTTGCTCTGTGACATCCAGGGTGGCCTGAGGCCTGCAccaggcagaaccaggaccctccGTTTCCAGGCTGGGAGACGGCCAAGGATGCTTGCTTGAGCCAAATCACATGTTGACAGTTCTTCAGGCATTTCTACCACAATATTGGAATTGGACACATTGGCCAAATAAAGTTGAAATTTTCTGCCTGTTGTTGCCTCTGCCTTACAATCTCCAGGCACGGGGAGTGGGGCTGGAATTCCAAGTTTCTCGGGAGAGGAGGTGGGCTTGGTGGGGGCCGCTCTTGTTGAGACACCTCTTTCTTGGAACGCAGCAGAGACGCAGAAGCGTGCACAAATCCTGTGGGCACAGTGTGCGGGGCTGTCACCATCGTgactgggggtgaggggtgcCTCTTGGCCCTGTTCCTGTGCCGTCAGGCTGGCTTACCTGTGATGCAG
This Balaenoptera acutorostrata chromosome 20, mBalAcu1.1, whole genome shotgun sequence DNA region includes the following protein-coding sequences:
- the P4HB gene encoding protein disulfide-isomerase, whose product is MLRRALLSLALAALVRAGAGAPDEEDHVLVLHKGNFDEALAAHKYLLVEFYAPWCGHCKALAPEYAKAAGKLKAEGSEIRLAKVDATEESDLAQQYGVRGYPTIKFFKNGDTASPKEYTAGREADDIVNWLKKRTGPAASTLPDGAAAEALVESSEVAVIGFFKDVESDSAKQFLLAAEDTDDIPFGITSNSDMFSKYQLDKDGVVLFKKFDEGRNNFEGEVTKEKLLDFIKHNQLPLVIEFTEQTAPKIFGGEIKTHILLFLPKSVSDYEGKLSNFKKAAESFKGKILFIFIDSDHADNQRILEFFGLKKEECPAVRLITLEEEMTKYKPESDELTAEKITEFCHHFLEGKIKPHLMSQELPDDWDKQPVKVLVGKNFEEVAFDEKKNVFVEFYAPWCGHCKQLAPIWDKLGETYKDHENVVIAKMDSTANEVEAVKVHSFPTLKFFPASADRMVIDYNGERTLDGFKKFLESGGQDGAGDDDDLEDLEEAEEPDLEEDDDQKAVKDEL